The stretch of DNA TTCAATTCCTTAGGAAATTGATAAAAGAATACAATTATTACCTATTTACGTATATAAAAATACAACTATAAATTGGAAATTTTAgatcattttattattatctaagatTTGAACATGTTTAATCCGCACTTCATCTAACAGTAACAAATTTGTTGAAGCCAGTTATGACCTGAGAAGTGACCATGAGGTTTCACACTCTATAAACTATCATGCAGGAATAGAGCATTAGGTTTTAGACTCCACAGATAACATCAACAGTAATCCATGAAGTTGTAACAATAATGCTCGAGACAAGCTACAGTCAAAAGGATTCTGGATTGCTAtcacataataatatattattcttaTTATGTTAAAGAAGTTCAGAACATGCTAAAGCAACAAAAAAGGCTccaaataatattattatgttcTGCTGAAGGATTCTGGATTGTTATCACCAGACTGGACTAGATCAAGTTATCATCACTGTTATTTGAAATGTATACTAAAGCAGCCAAATGGTTTAGGAAAGTTGCACAGATTTTATTTCactgaatttaaagttttaatgacACAATAAATGAATTCTCAGCTTGAAGGTAGAAAGGAAATTATTCCAGAACCTGAAGTTTCAGGGTTTTGGCCACGGAGCTGCATGAGACCTGCTCTAggaaaagctcagaaaaatggtTCTGTTGCATCAAGGACAGTGTCCGAAGAAGCACAAAGGCTGCATTTTTCATACTGCAGTTCATTATTTTCGTAAGTAAGCTAAAAAGTAGGCACTTCGACACGGTCAAACCAGAGGACTCAAGCAGCTGCAGCCTCCAAGAGCTCTTTCTGCGCTCTCTCCTTGATCCTCCTTTCTAGTTCTGGCCTAAAATGCCTGATAAGCCCCTGCACGGGCCATGCAGCAGCATCACCCAGAGCACATATAGTGTGCCCTTCAATCTGCTTTGTGACTTCCTGAAGCATATCAATCTCCTCCAGCATGGCATTCCCCACCTTCAACTTCTCCATAATCATCCACAGCCATCCAGTCCCCTCCCTGCAAGGTGTGCACTGACCACAGCTTTCATGCTTGTAGAAGTAAGACAGCCTTGCTATTGCATCCACAACATCTGTGGACTTGTCCATCACGATCACGGCTGCCGTACCCAGTCCAGACTGAACAGCTTTGAGAGCATCATAATCCATCAGGACATCATCACAAATGTGCTTGGGAAGGAGAGGAACAGAGGAACCTCCTGGGATGACTGCCAAAAGGTTGTCCCAACCTCCTCTAACACCACCACAATGCCTCTCGAGCAATTCCTTCAATGGGATGCTCATCTCCTCCTCCACCGTGCAAGGTTTATTCACATGACCAGAAATACAGAATAGTTTTGTACCAGAATTATTTTTCCGGCCAAAGCTTGCAAACCATTCAGGCCCTCGCCGCAAAATTGTGGGAGATACAGCCACAGTCTCCACATTTGTTACAGTTGTTGGGCAGCCATATAATCCGGCATTAGCTGGGAAAGGAGGCTTCAGTCTTGGTTTCCCTTGTTTCCCTTCAAGGCTCTCCAACAATGCTGTCTCTTCACCGCAGATGTAAGCACCGGCACCATAGTGTATATGCACATCAAAATCATAACCTGATCCACAAGCATTCCTTCCCAACAATCCGGCTTGATATGCTTCTTTTCTAGCTTTCTCCAAAGTCAATCGCTCATTTACGTACTCCCCTCTAATGTATATGTAAGCAGCTGTTGCCTTCATACCAACTCCAGCAATCAAACACCCTTCAAGCAGTTTATGAGGATCATGGCGCATGATTTCTCTGTCCTTACATGTACCGGGTTCACTTTCATCAGCATTGACGACAAGATAAGAAGGGCGGCCATCAGATACCTTCGGCATGAAAGACCACTTAAGGCCAGATGGAAAACCAGCTCCTCCACGACCTCGTAGACCAGATTTCTTGATTTCATTAACAATCCAGTCACTACCCTTAATTACCAAATCCTTGGTTCTATACCAGTCACCCCGCTTCATGGCACCTTTGAGCAAAGGATCATGCAAACCATAAAGGTTGGTAAAAATGCGATCTTCATCCTTCAAACCACCAAAATGAGTCTTTTctggaggtggaggtggtggtgggggCTGAGGTGTATTTCCTGTTGTTGCAGCTTGGGTGCTTAATGACCTAGAAGCAGAACTTAACCTCCAGCCACTGAAATGATGAACCAGTTCAGTCCTATATAGCAAACAAAGGTTCTTGATGGGTGCCTACAAAAAGCATTTGCACAAGTGAGGCAAAATATAACAAACTGCAATagtgaataaaaataaaatggtaTTGCTGGAGAAAATGTACAACGATAGAGAGTATATGCATCACATAGCATCGCACGAAAATCTGCCTAGGATGTAAAGAATCATTGAGAACTTACATAGTTGCAAATAGTAAATTATTCAGAACATCTTTTTTAAATGCATATTGTATCTTCTTTTCCAATCAGGCAGCAAACAAGCATTCAGAAACTAACAGATTAAAAAGAAAGTGGTTAAAAATCACAACTACCAGTAAATACCAAGCACCGATTTCAGACTACGATGATGCATCCTCCCTGGCTCATAGTGTCAGCAAATGATTGGCGATGTAAATGGGTATTTGGCTAAAGCCAAATGTGCCATGGCGAGTGCTTGACCCAGGAAGGTGCATGATGATGTAACACATGGCAAATGCATCAACAGGCACATGCTTGCCCGGATAGGTGCACATGGAACAACACATAACAAATGCCTTGCTGAGTTGTGGCTCACTAAAGCTAGGCATGTGTCATGGCAATCATTGCAGGATACATTTATCTCGAATCATGATGTCAGCTCACTAGAGCTAGGCATGTGTCATGGCAATCATCGCAGGATACACTAATCTtcaatcatgaaattattaatgaAAGTACAATATCACAATAATTCAAGGTTAATTCACAAATACTTCATTCCTTTCTTTCTTATTCCCAAAATTCTAGTGATGCAGACCGTTTCAGAAGAATCAAAACGTATCATAAAATTGGTACACAGATCTTTCAAAGGTTCCTTTAATACATGCTGGGGCCATCATAAAATTGCCTCCTTTCTCCTGTTGTACTACCTCGTTAAATCTACTGTGAGTGAATTTATGACACTTTCAAGCAAGAAATAGAACAATAATACAATTTTGCATTCAAGTTAACCAAGCTCCTTCTTTGCAGAAGTCTTAATCAGTAGAAACCATAACCATTGCCTGAAAAACTTCATATAAGAATACTAAACTGGAACATAACTGGTCTAATTTTCAGTCAAAAAATACTGTGCTTGATCATTGCTTACAATACATAAAAAGATTAAACAAGATCAAGACCTACATTCCCAATTCCCTGTTGAGGCCAAATAACACCCTTTTTTTCCATATTACTCATCTGGATCATATCCTTCATATATAATAAAAGCCAATAACTCTTCCCTAATCAACCTAGTCTTAAAGTTCAACCATAAGCAAATCTTCCCCCACAAAAAAGGATACTGGAAGCAAGAATTGCCATTGGTGATGCTCCATAAAAAGAATAAGAATTCAATTATAGCATGTGGAAAAGGGCTACGGTGGCAAATCAATTAAAGCATGTGAAAATTCAATTATTGCATGTATGGGGTTCTCAAGAATTACATTCTTCATTAAGAATTTTCCTCCTCTGTTATGCACTTGATGATGATCAATTCTGTagcaattgatttttttttttttttttacaaactcAAAGTGGCTCGCGTGAAGGATGGATGTTTTCATTTGATATTTTCTGTATCATATCCGAGAGGCTCTCTCATATTTTTGAGGAAAAAGATTATTTATGAAGGATACTCCAAATATAGATTTTCAGGTAAGGCCCTACAATCTCTCATATATGTTTGCAAATGATCTACTTCACTTTCATGAACCATATATTAGAAACTGAGATgacaaaaaaaaatgcttttcattATAGCAGATGAACTGCtgataatattaagaaatttgaattcatttaagTAAatttattcattgatgacattcaAAAGTTATTGCCAGCATTTTCAAGGTGAAAGATATGTGAACAACTGAGTATTATCTTCGGGCTCCACTTTCTGTTGGTAAATCAAAGTAACAACCTTTTTGATCTGTTGTTAATATAGCCAACAGTAATTTAAATGTAAAAAATCAAGTTACATATATATGGTTATTCTAGGAAACTGTAAAGTTGTCTACTTCACAAGTGCaacattttaatccaatatggaAATCACTATAAAAAAATTACAGGGATCAACAGTATATTCCTTTCTTTATCTATGGACAACTCATTAGAACAATCACTACAAATGCTGAAATTCATTAAAGGTTTCAGCGTTTAGGTCtgaatcaaaaaacatataacaGCACTTCTTCAACTGAAAATGTTCAGTGATTTGCTACTCTAGAAAAGGATGGGTCGTCCATTCCTCAGCAATATAATCGTTTGGCAATTCTCTACGACAATGGCATCATTTAGTTATCAAGTGTCACTCTCCTTCCAAAATTACATCCAATTCATGTTTCAAATTCACCTTGTCATCTGAATATGCTTATCTTTCAGTAAAACCTTGCTGTTAAATCAGACTGCATTTCCATAAGGTTCTCTTTGTGCCTGTCCTTTCTTTTGCATATCCACAAGAAAGAGATCACAGTTATTGTACAAAGGAAAGTTGAAAGACACTGCCTACATGGTTATAACCATGAAAACAGTTTTTGATGTTTTAATATTCATGTTAATAAAAACCTTAAGTCAtagaatattataatatttgtGTTGTTTTGTGTTCATAGAGTTAAGGAATGGCCTGCAAAATTTAGAGCAAGGTGAAGCATAGTGTGTCATCTTCATAAGCTATAGATGCATTATAGATACCGTTTTAACACTTCAAAAAGGCTTTCACTCTATATAATAACAATGCTAAAAAATCATTGACATTTTTTAAAACTAGTGACAAGTAGATTATAGCAGGATTAAGCAAGGCTTCAACTCAAGGTCATGAACCACATGAATTCTCTAAATAAAGTTTGGCGAAATAAAGACCCTAcataaaattgatgaaaaatctTTAGGGTTAAACCAAGACTTTAAAAAAAGTGAACAATATGATAAACATATATATCCATGGGCTGATAcaaattatcaaaaaataattAACTTATCTAAGTACAAAGGGCATTTTTGTACAAGCTCTACAATCATATTCAATACTATAAAGTGGAGTAAGATCCAACTAAGGGTTGTTATGAAAGGTTGTCTGCTGAAATGAAACAATATGCTAAATTCGACAGAAGTCCAATGATGACTATTACTCTAGTGAGAAAGAGGATGAACCTATGATGATCACGTGAGATgaagaaaaaattattaatagTTTTATAGTTTCAATCCTCTAATCTATCATGAAATAGACATTTGTTGACCTTTAAGTAAATATCATAAGATTCCACAATTCAAATTGGGATTTTGACAACCATGTTCTAGAAAATTAATCTTAATCGGTCTACTTACATGGATCCACCATTGCCATAATCATTCTTTCAACTTAAATAACTATGAGTTATATAAACTAACTAGAGGTTCATTCCAAGGAGACCTACTCTAAACTTTGCTTTTGTTGTTGTCTCAAAAATGCTGAATTCTAAACCTCATCGATCCATATTAAATTTAATAATGCACATAAAGCTTTTTGAAGTATTTCACTATGATTTTTATAACTTCCATAAATCTTTTCTGATTTTAATTTTTGCAAAAATACTGCATCTTTTCCTGTTAATTAATTTTGTTCGGCCTTTGTTTGCATTATCAGATCATACAAATCGAGCAAAATTACAAGGAGAAGGAATCAAGTCTCTTGCTCCATCATAAGGAAGAGCTGAAAAGGGTTCAGCTTCAGGCCGAAACTGAAGTGATAGATGTATTTGCAAGTTAGGCTTAATTTAATTGGTAGAGTAATATTAATTCATGCTCGTTGCTTTCTTACTAAGTGCACAATTGTCACCTTCATTTTAATCACATACAATAATTGAACATTTACTTTTAGATCTTATCTAATTTAAGTTATTTCCAACTATGCAATGCAGCAGTGCTACACTTTTTCATTTGCAGAATACAATGGTATTAATCTTGTTTCAATTGCATAGGGACATCTAATTTTAATTTCTTGGTCTGCACAATTAACAAACGATTACACACCAAATCCACTTGGCTGGTCGTCAACTACGATATTGCATCCAACCTTTGCAAGATCATTGTTTTTCAAATTTGGTCCACATGTACATAAGAAAAAAGGTCACGTCCTCTAGAACTTccacaaaatattttattatccaaAAATTTATCACCTTAGTGTTCAATCATAAGTTGACATAAAACATATGCCTATTCCAATGGAGGCTACCTACTCAAAAACCTTTCCGTGTTTATGATTCATTATGAGGCTTAAAATCGCAGGTGGTTGATATTTTACAAGAAATGGCGCAAGCTAGATTAGATATTCTCAATCTCATCCAGGGCCGAGGGGTACCAATAGGGCTGTAACGGATCAGATAGCAGCTTCATCCACAAACTTGGCATTTACCGATCCTGTTGCTGAGGCAgagaacaaaagggggaagaaacgtAAAGGCATCTCGGAAATGCCAAAAAATCTCATCAGATAAAGTAATTAGATCATTCCTGAACTACCAAAATTCCaaccaaaaacaaaaaaggaacaCACTGACTCAATCACATCAGAATCCCTAACTCCACCATCAACACCAAAAACCCGAAAATCTTCACAAAAACTCAGAACCTAGAACAGGATCAAGGAGCATCGCATCAGATTTTGAGAACAGAAGCAAAGGAATCAAAATCGTCAACCGATGTGATTCAAGTGAACCCAAAAAGAAACGAAACAGAAACAAAATCTGTGAGCCACTTACGGATCCACTTCCAATTGCCGACATGTTTGTCAAAAATAATGCGCTGCCCGCCTCACGCGATCAGTCGATCACTCCATGCAAAAGCGGATTGGCAATCGGAAGAGCGCAACTGGGATCGAAGATTGTCGTGACGTAGAAACGCCCGGAGCACTAAAAGCTTCGAGTCGACCTCTCCGGTCACAAGCCGCACCTACCAGCTGAACCCCGTTAAATTGAACCGATGAAGACAGTGCCGATCCGATCGAATCCGGTCGGTTTCATTTTTAATTAAAGATAGTTATTAAAAGACCACGTAGAAATTAATGAACTATGTGACGGTGATCGCCGAACCCATTAAGATTTTGGTTCATTTATCCAATCTTTGTTAGGAATGAGTATGCACTAAGagagaggagggtgaattagtatagtggtaaAAACGTCAGTTCTAAAAatatttcgtataataaaaaCCAAACtctgaagataacttgaaattcaatGCTTGTTCGTAAGCATAGGCGTActaaaagcacaataaggaggaaagacagattgctataaaagtaaattgcaagaaggaaacacaaatcagatttttatagtggttcggtcatcatgacctacatccactctacttattcctcttctatcgaggccactagcatccactattggtcatccttcaataggcgaagatcaactaacttttacaactcgattctccttttaccgggtttaggagataacccttacatcctcactcactcctctctcaaactattctaacacttagaacttttagaggagttcacacaatgttatagtagcgtttctttctttttcactctcaagtcttgtgtattttaaccagggatgagaggagtatttataaacttcaagttgattcaaacttagagcctaaaaaggtctcatcccgggtttcctgtgtacgggcgataccactgcctgtgctgggcggtaccatcacctgtgttaggcggtaccaccactagtttcagtctgacactgggcggtaccaccgcctgacaagggcggtgccactgcctggcactCTGCCACTGGGCGTTGCCACCGCTaagtctggacggtaccaccgcctgtagcctctcggagactatctgggtggtaccaccacctgacacagtttgggagactatgccatgacggtgtcacctcttgggtcactgtttgggccttttctttaagcccaacacagttcatacatgggcccaactagcccctaattgggttggcccaattctaatcccagtgctaactacgaattttaagacatttaataaGCTAaagaagtccgtaagtctagtttcttcaggtgagcttccggcgaacttccgacgatctctcggaaatattccagtggactctcggcaagctcctagacttcacgacgatcttcttgacgagttccgacgagcttctttggcaagctcctggacttttcgatcaattttggcagaacttccgacgaacgtccagatttctaatgaactctcgaactcccaacgaaattacattcttgactccgggacttcattttgctttatgccttgctatcgtagttaatcctgcatacgtaaaacacacttcgatctagacaattattactaagcatgaatcatgttgttcgatatgtcattggttcatcaacgcttcatccgattcttcggcgcatcatcctttcttgtggcatattgcccaatcggtcggtTGACCTCCaccactctaatatccttggcacaatatctgctcttcttggcccgatgcttgaaaccatggcccgaagccttctattgatacgtctacCAATCCTTCagcgcgacatccaatcttctgacatgtttctcaggcctaatattattttttctgctttaaatgtctctccctaatcgaagcatcctgcatcactcaaaatgcagagtaaatcataaatacttatcaattggtttcatcatcaaaatatgagattcaacgatctccccctttctgatgatgacaaccaattgatgacggagttaaccttaactctccctatcaatgtcatattgatataaccttgaattcaagctgaattcaagtcattataaatttcatcatgaatatttgtaacatgtcatcatgcataacatgatcatgatgggaaatcttgggggcgacatcacatgcgcagcggaagaacaagaaaacaaaatctccgattcccaaagagatattcatcgtcatgcgaagattggtgcgcaaaatccgcgaaacttaaaactacgtatagagtagattgtgttacctagagtgatcgtatatccctgtttccttatagatctttaggagagggtgaaggaggtcaagcgtcctcctctctagcgatgatccacacagcagggctgcaacgatgctcctcaaaactccaggcctgctcggtggagagggggaggagaataggaaaggtaagcaaaggctctagcttatgaggctctgaatccctcctatttatagaggtcccctgtcaaaccctaataggtcctccccttgtgggtattggatctgcatccaataagacaagggctccgtcggatatctcatatccgaacctctactcatcgcaatgcctaccatatgtgtgtgaccctctaggcccaatatcgagctggccgtgagtcatatctatcagaactccttctaactcagtgaattattatctctgtaataattcacttgactcatcgactatggacgtactaggccactacgccgtagtccccagacgatataggggaatccaatccattggacctatctgtcctcagttaccgtgtacctatagtccctcatccatctaatatcccaaagaccgtatattgagcatggtgttgtcagacccatatggtttctactcgagtctcgctctaatcggattctcttagagaactctttctctctcaacccgaatgaccctggccaaggatttttctgagcaagaacacatggatattcctctcatgacaccgagagtggatgatcctctatcgacactcaatagccctcgtaaggtctgttgaatctcggattttgatgatgaaatcaattgatgggttaattgatctaatccatattattgagttaagtgtgcaggattaactacgataaccaaaaaacacaaatcaagaataccggagtcaagatcgatggacgtttaagagtccgaagaatcgtcggagatgctgccggaaccaaccgagaagaaatcgggaacctatcggaattttcgaaagttcgccgaagagatcgtcggacattcacggagatcaccgagaaggctcggctactcgttaaagtcatcacaagatcgggagcttgatgggagtccgtcggaagaagttcgtcggaaagctcgccgaaacaagactcgacgttcgcgattgaaagcttgcttaggatgtgtttttgttatgtagttcacttgtaattaggattaggattaagagataatcctatatcctggttaggggccaactgggcccaaagtcagatatggtttgggctaaaattaagccaaaccagtgaaatcggagagccaggcggtggcaccgacacctcctgggctgggcgattgcacctcccagcacccgaacgctgggcggtggcaccgcttggctgggcggtggcaccgccagcatcgggaacccaaagagaattcaaattttggagcccaaaatttgaatcctcttgaggcctataaatacccctcaaatctcagttgagattacaacttttgagaagcatttgattgagcgaaaagtcttagaaagtcttagcaagtcttgttttcaatttgctagagagttctcctccttctttcttattgaaaacttgtaagaggttgaactgcttataaaaggttgtaagaggggtacttacccttccatttcaagagatttgctagtggaaggtgggagcctcatcgaagaggggcctcgcaagtggatgtaggtcatttgaccgaaccactctaaaatcaggcgtaatctctggtttgcatttcattatcgctatttacattactgtaaaccttcttacatacattagttccttattacctttgctgcgcaactctaagaatacgttttcaagttaagcttttcaagttccgtttttatcgtacgaaagatttttctaaaatcgaagttttaatccgctgcactaattcaccccccctcttagtgccgctccgatcctaacaagtggtatcagagcgaggttatctctcatatttggtttaatacccaagagagatggcttactcccgcatgcaagagggctattctattgcacgaccacctttgtttaatgggtcggattacacatattggaagactcgaatgaggatcttcctcatttctatggactttgagctttggtctattgtcgagaatggatttcaaaaatcttctcttccgatgagcgaatggaatgaatcggagaagaaggtttttgctttaaatgcaaaggctatgaatgccttgttttgtgtactagacaaaaacgaatttaatcgtgtttcaatttgtgattcggcttttgatatttggagaactcttgaggtcactcatgaaggcactagccgagtgaaagagtccaaaatcaacatccttgtgcactcttacgaagaggacagtgacaatgacattgcacttttgactcaaaaatttaaaaaatatttaagaaagaacaaatttaaaaataatataaaaaataaatttgaacaaaagaaggaccaagtgatttgctatgaatgcaaaaaaccgggacactacaagaacgattgtcctcaagccaaaaagaggacatcaaagaagaaggcgctcaaggcaacgtgggatgattcaagcgcatccgaagaagaggagtccaacaccgagcaagttgctcattacgcgctaatggctttaggagaagaggtatgtgatttatttaatgaagatttatcttttgaagaactctctatcgcttttcatgaattatttgatgaatgtagaactgttagcaagaagttaagtatcttaaagaaagagcatgctttgctacaagaaaagtttgataatcttcaaactcctccatgctctaagtgtgagcatttagaagcaataaaaaatgaaaatttgcttcttaaagaaaccttaaacaagtttaaggttggtagcaaaggattagatatgatccttgcacacaagggtcacatcgcaaatagaaatggaattggatttgtaaaaggattacatcaaaatcctaccactttcataaaaggacctacattacatgtttcctcttatatgaaatgcaacttctgttgcaaatccggacatattgcctacaaatatccatttaggaaaatgagctcacaaaaattaatatgggttcctaaaggaact from Musa acuminata AAA Group cultivar baxijiao chromosome BXJ2-11, Cavendish_Baxijiao_AAA, whole genome shotgun sequence encodes:
- the LOC135628012 gene encoding NADH dehydrogenase [ubiquinone] flavoprotein 1, mitochondrial-like — protein: MSAIGSGSAPIKNLCLLYRTELVHHFSGWRLSSASRSLSTQAATTGNTPQPPPPPPPPEKTHFGGLKDEDRIFTNLYGLHDPLLKGAMKRGDWYRTKDLVIKGSDWIVNEIKKSGLRGRGGAGFPSGLKWSFMPKVSDGRPSYLVVNADESEPGTCKDREIMRHDPHKLLEGCLIAGVGMKATAAYIYIRGEYVNERLTLEKARKEAYQAGLLGRNACGSGYDFDVHIHYGAGAYICGEETALLESLEGKQGKPRLKPPFPANAGLYGCPTTVTNVETVAVSPTILRRGPEWFASFGRKNNSGTKLFCISGHVNKPCTVEEEMSIPLKELLERHCGGVRGGWDNLLAVIPGGSSVPLLPKHICDDVLMDYDALKAVQSGLGTAAVIVMDKSTDVVDAIARLSYFYKHESCGQCTPCREGTGWLWMIMEKLKVGNAMLEEIDMLQEVTKQIEGHTICALGDAAAWPVQGLIRHFRPELERRIKERAQKELLEAAAA